One window of the Zea mays cultivar B73 chromosome 3, Zm-B73-REFERENCE-NAM-5.0, whole genome shotgun sequence genome contains the following:
- the LOC103651025 gene encoding Protein ESMERALDA 1-like, with protein MQNHAYSRLGISGTGAVVPSPPSSPRRAWGRRASAKGGWSARASADAGWGGGAVRRVARAVLAALLRRQAVFLFAPLLYVAAMLLYMGSISLDSVPRIIPRPAPGSMYRSPQLYARLRADMDADNATDALAAVWRHAYRGGVWRPCISNNTNGLPESNGYIYIEANGGLNQQRTSICNAVAVAGFLNATLVIPNFHYHSIWRDPSKFSDIYDEDYFIERLKNDVRVIDKVPEFIMERFGHNLSNAFNFKIKAWSPIQFYEDIVLPKLIEERLIRISPFANRLSFDAPPAVQRLRCLANFEALKFSKPITTISNTLISRMREKSAENNGKYVAVHLRFEEDMVAFSCCVFDGGDNEKKELDAAREKGWRGKFTRPGRVIRPGAIRMNGKCPLTPLEVGLMLRGMGFNNNTAIYLASGRIYKAEKNMSPLLEMFPLLQTKETLALDEELAPFKNFSSRMAAIDYSVCVHSEVFVTTQGGNFPHFLIGHRRYLYGGHAKTIKPDKRRLAILFDSPRIGWKSLKRQLFNMRAHSDVKGIEIKRANESVYTFPCPDCMCRSNK; from the exons ATGCAGAACCACGCGTACAGCCGGCTGGGCATCTCGGGGACCGGGGCGGTCgtgccgtcgcctccgtcgtcgccgCGGCGCGCGTGGGGGAGGAGGGCCTCGGCGAAGGGAGGATGGTCTGCGAGGGCCAGCGCGGACGCGGgctggggcgggggcgcggtgcgGAGGGTTGCGCGAGCGGTGCTTGCGGCGCTGCTGCGGCGGCAGGCTGTGTTCCTCTTTGCGCCACTGCTGTACGTGGCGGCGATGCTGCTCTACATGGGCTCTATCTCGCTCGACAGTGTGCCCCGCATCATCCCGCGCCCGGCGCCCGGGTCAATGTACCGCAGCCCGCAGCTCTACGCCCGTCTCCGCGCCGACATGGACGCCGATAATGCCACCGACGCG CTAGCAGCTGTATGGCGGCATGCTTACAGAGGTGGTGTTTGGAGACCTTGCATAAGCAATAATACCAATG GCTTGCCTGAATCAAATGGCTACATATACATTGAGGCTAATGGTGGTTTGAATCAACAACGAACATCG ATTTGCAatgcagttgctgttgctggctTTCTGAATGCGACTCTTGTAATCCCAAACTTCCATTATCACAGCATTTGGAGGGATCCTAG CAAATTTAGTGATATCTATGACGAGGATTACTTTATCGAACGCTTAAAAAATGATGTCCGGGTGATTGACAAGGTGCCTGAGTTCATAATGGAGCGATTTGGTCACAATCTGAGCAATGCATTTAATTTCAAGATAAAAGCTTGGTCTCCTATTCAATTCTATGAAGATATTGTTCTCCCTAAGTTGATCGAAGAAAG ACTCATAAGGATATCACCTTTTGCAAACCGGCTGTCATTTGATGCTCCTCCAGCTGTTCAACGTCTACGATGTCTAGCAAATTTTGAAGCCCTAAAATTTTCTAAACCAATCACTACTATATCTAACACTTTAATTTCTCGGATGAGAGAAAAAAGTGCTGAAAATAATGGGAAATATGTAGCAGTGCATCTCCGCTTTGAAGAG GATATGGTAGCCTTCTCTTGTTGTGTCTTTGATGGTGGTGACAATGAGAAGAAGGAACTGGATGCAGCTAGGGAAAAAGGTTGGAGAGGGAAATTTACAAGGCCAGGACGTGTAATAAGGCCTGGAGCAATAAGGATGAATGGGAAATGTCCACTGACTCCTTTGGAG GTTGGATTAATGCTGCGTGGAATGGGTTTTAACAATAATACTGCAATATATTTAGCTTCTGGAAGGATATATAAAGCAGAAAAGAACATGTCTCCTCTCCTTGAAATGTTCCCCCTCTTGCAGACAAAAGAAACATTGGCACTGGATGAAGAACTTGCTCCATTCAAG AACTTCTCCTCAAGGATGGCAGCTATTGACTACAGTGTCTGTGTTCATAGTGAGGTTTTTGTGACCACACAAGGTGGAAATTTTCCTCATTTTCTTATTGGGCATAGAAGATACTTGTATGGTGGCCATGCGAAGACAATTAAGCCCGATAAAAGAAGATTGGCTATACTCTTTGATAGTCCACGTATTGG ATGGAAGTCACTGAAACGTCAATTGTTCAATATGAGAGCACATAGTGACGTGAAGGGTAttgaaataaaaagagcaaatgaATCTGTATACACCTTTCCATGCCCTGATTGCATGTGCCGTTCAAACAAATGA
- the LOC103651025 gene encoding protein ESMERALDA 1-like isoform X1: MQNHAYSRLGISGTGAVVPSPPSSPRRAWGRRASAKGGWSARASADAGWGGGAVRRVARAVLAALLRRQAVFLFAPLLYVAAMLLYMGSISLDSVPRIIPRPAPGSMYRSPQLYARLRADMDADNATDALAAVWRHAYRGGVWRPCISNNTNGLPESNGYIYIEANGGLNQQRTSICNAVAVAGFLNATLVIPNFHYHSIWRDPSKFSDIYDEDYFIERLKNDVRVIDKVPEFIMERFGHNLSNAFNFKIKAWSPIQFYEDIVLPKLIEERLIRISPFANRLSFDAPPAVQRLRCLANFEALKFSKPITTISNTLISRMREKSAENNGKYVAVHLRFEEDMVAFSCCVFDGGDNEKKELDAAREKGWRGKFTRPGRVIRPGAIRMNGKCPLTPLENFSSRMAAIDYSVCVHSEVFVTTQGGNFPHFLIGHRRYLYGGHAKTIKPDKRRLAILFDSPRIGWKSLKRQLFNMRAHSDVKGIEIKRANESVYTFPCPDCMCRSNK; encoded by the exons ATGCAGAACCACGCGTACAGCCGGCTGGGCATCTCGGGGACCGGGGCGGTCgtgccgtcgcctccgtcgtcgccgCGGCGCGCGTGGGGGAGGAGGGCCTCGGCGAAGGGAGGATGGTCTGCGAGGGCCAGCGCGGACGCGGgctggggcgggggcgcggtgcgGAGGGTTGCGCGAGCGGTGCTTGCGGCGCTGCTGCGGCGGCAGGCTGTGTTCCTCTTTGCGCCACTGCTGTACGTGGCGGCGATGCTGCTCTACATGGGCTCTATCTCGCTCGACAGTGTGCCCCGCATCATCCCGCGCCCGGCGCCCGGGTCAATGTACCGCAGCCCGCAGCTCTACGCCCGTCTCCGCGCCGACATGGACGCCGATAATGCCACCGACGCG CTAGCAGCTGTATGGCGGCATGCTTACAGAGGTGGTGTTTGGAGACCTTGCATAAGCAATAATACCAATG GCTTGCCTGAATCAAATGGCTACATATACATTGAGGCTAATGGTGGTTTGAATCAACAACGAACATCG ATTTGCAatgcagttgctgttgctggctTTCTGAATGCGACTCTTGTAATCCCAAACTTCCATTATCACAGCATTTGGAGGGATCCTAG CAAATTTAGTGATATCTATGACGAGGATTACTTTATCGAACGCTTAAAAAATGATGTCCGGGTGATTGACAAGGTGCCTGAGTTCATAATGGAGCGATTTGGTCACAATCTGAGCAATGCATTTAATTTCAAGATAAAAGCTTGGTCTCCTATTCAATTCTATGAAGATATTGTTCTCCCTAAGTTGATCGAAGAAAG ACTCATAAGGATATCACCTTTTGCAAACCGGCTGTCATTTGATGCTCCTCCAGCTGTTCAACGTCTACGATGTCTAGCAAATTTTGAAGCCCTAAAATTTTCTAAACCAATCACTACTATATCTAACACTTTAATTTCTCGGATGAGAGAAAAAAGTGCTGAAAATAATGGGAAATATGTAGCAGTGCATCTCCGCTTTGAAGAG GATATGGTAGCCTTCTCTTGTTGTGTCTTTGATGGTGGTGACAATGAGAAGAAGGAACTGGATGCAGCTAGGGAAAAAGGTTGGAGAGGGAAATTTACAAGGCCAGGACGTGTAATAAGGCCTGGAGCAATAAGGATGAATGGGAAATGTCCACTGACTCCTTTGGAG AACTTCTCCTCAAGGATGGCAGCTATTGACTACAGTGTCTGTGTTCATAGTGAGGTTTTTGTGACCACACAAGGTGGAAATTTTCCTCATTTTCTTATTGGGCATAGAAGATACTTGTATGGTGGCCATGCGAAGACAATTAAGCCCGATAAAAGAAGATTGGCTATACTCTTTGATAGTCCACGTATTGG ATGGAAGTCACTGAAACGTCAATTGTTCAATATGAGAGCACATAGTGACGTGAAGGGTAttgaaataaaaagagcaaatgaATCTGTATACACCTTTCCATGCCCTGATTGCATGTGCCGTTCAAACAAATGA